A stretch of Myxococcus hansupus DNA encodes these proteins:
- a CDS encoding acetyl-CoA carboxylase biotin carboxylase subunit — MERFKKVLIANRGEIAVRVIRTCQRLGYRTVAVFSEADRSAPHVLAADEAVPIGPSPAKESYLVIEKILEAAKASGAEAIHPGYGFLSENADFARACQDAGLVFIGPEAEAITLMGNKRQAKLRMLAAGVPCIPGYEASDLDDEALAVEGERIGFPLMVKAAAGGGGRGMRLVHEASQLRAALRAARSEATNAFGSGELILEKAVIDARHVEVQVFADTHGNVVHLGERDCSVQRRHQKIVEESPSPAVSSELRARMGEVAVAAARAIGYRGAGTIEFLLAPSGDFYFMEMNTRLQVEHPVTEMITGLDLVEWQLRVAAGEKLPRTQEAISASGHAIEVRLCAEDPAKGYAPQAGRLLTWALPTREGVRIDHGVRGGQEIPPFYDSMQAKVIAHGPDRETARRRLVEALRELTVFGVTTNKNLLLYVLEHGAFRSGEYDTAFIAKHAPAPEVEGLYVADAKTRALAAALLFHDEGLKLADAAGLDASLLNWNTAYRHPVRMKLASRGAEEDVTVQPVSSDAYTVTVGDASFDVAMLGLSGGVLDFSIGGMRGRARYQREGDTLWLDAGAGAHALTDVTFRPPSKSDGAGSGRLAAPMDGRILRVDTQVGAAVKPGDVLVVLEAMKMEFQVVADVVGTVSELNVSVGSQVKAKQLLVAVAAEKTE; from the coding sequence ATGGAGCGTTTCAAGAAGGTCCTCATCGCGAACCGTGGCGAGATTGCCGTCCGCGTGATTCGGACGTGCCAGCGGCTGGGCTACCGCACCGTGGCGGTGTTCTCCGAGGCGGACCGGTCCGCGCCGCACGTGCTCGCGGCGGACGAGGCCGTGCCCATTGGGCCGTCCCCGGCGAAGGAGTCGTACCTCGTCATCGAGAAGATTCTCGAAGCGGCGAAGGCGTCCGGCGCGGAGGCGATTCACCCGGGCTACGGCTTCCTCTCCGAGAACGCAGACTTCGCGCGCGCCTGCCAGGACGCGGGTCTCGTATTCATCGGCCCGGAGGCCGAGGCCATCACCCTGATGGGCAACAAGCGTCAGGCGAAGCTGCGGATGCTCGCGGCCGGCGTGCCGTGCATTCCTGGCTACGAGGCCTCGGACCTGGATGACGAGGCGCTGGCGGTGGAGGGCGAGCGTATCGGCTTCCCGCTGATGGTGAAGGCCGCGGCGGGGGGCGGCGGTCGGGGCATGCGGTTGGTGCACGAGGCGTCCCAGCTCCGCGCGGCCCTGCGCGCGGCGCGCTCGGAGGCGACGAATGCCTTTGGGAGCGGAGAGCTCATCCTGGAGAAGGCGGTCATCGACGCGCGTCACGTGGAGGTCCAGGTCTTCGCGGACACGCACGGCAACGTCGTGCACCTGGGCGAGCGGGACTGTTCGGTGCAGCGGCGGCACCAGAAGATTGTCGAAGAGAGTCCGTCGCCGGCGGTGAGCTCCGAGCTGCGTGCGCGCATGGGCGAGGTGGCGGTGGCCGCGGCCCGGGCCATTGGTTACCGGGGCGCGGGGACCATCGAGTTCCTGCTCGCGCCGAGCGGTGACTTCTACTTCATGGAGATGAACACGCGGCTCCAGGTGGAGCACCCGGTGACGGAGATGATTACCGGGTTGGATCTGGTGGAGTGGCAGCTCCGCGTGGCCGCGGGGGAGAAGCTGCCTCGGACGCAGGAGGCGATTTCCGCGTCGGGGCACGCCATCGAGGTTCGCCTCTGCGCGGAGGACCCGGCCAAGGGCTACGCGCCGCAGGCCGGGCGGCTGTTGACGTGGGCGCTGCCCACGCGCGAGGGCGTGCGCATCGACCATGGCGTGCGGGGTGGGCAGGAGATTCCGCCCTTCTACGACTCGATGCAGGCGAAGGTGATTGCGCACGGCCCGGACCGGGAGACGGCGCGGCGGCGGCTCGTGGAGGCGCTGCGCGAGCTGACGGTGTTCGGTGTCACCACCAACAAGAACCTGCTCCTGTACGTGCTGGAGCACGGAGCGTTCCGCTCGGGGGAGTACGACACGGCGTTCATCGCGAAGCACGCGCCCGCGCCGGAGGTCGAAGGGCTGTACGTCGCGGACGCGAAGACCCGTGCGCTCGCGGCGGCGTTGCTGTTCCACGATGAGGGCTTGAAGCTGGCGGACGCGGCCGGACTGGATGCGTCCTTGCTGAACTGGAACACGGCGTACCGCCACCCCGTGCGGATGAAGCTGGCGAGCCGGGGGGCGGAGGAGGACGTCACGGTCCAGCCCGTGTCCTCCGATGCGTACACGGTGACCGTGGGGGACGCGTCCTTCGACGTGGCCATGCTGGGGCTGTCCGGGGGCGTGCTCGACTTTTCCATCGGTGGGATGCGTGGGCGTGCGCGCTACCAGCGGGAGGGGGACACGCTCTGGTTGGATGCGGGCGCGGGGGCTCATGCCCTCACGGACGTGACGTTCCGACCGCCATCGAAGTCCGACGGCGCGGGCAGCGGGCGGCTGGCGGCGCCGATGGACGGCCGCATCCTGCGCGTGGACACGCAGGTCGGCGCGGCGGTGAAGCCTGGAGACGTCCTCGTGGTCCTGGAGGCCATGAAGATGGAGTTCCAGGTCGTGGCCGATGTCGTGGGCACGGTCTCCGAGCTCAACGTGTCCGTGGGCAGCCAGGTGAAGGCGAAGCAGCTCCTCGTCGCGGTGGCGGCGGAGAAGACGGAGTGA
- a CDS encoding isopenicillin N synthase family dioxygenase, producing MSGLDSTPGGLPVIDMASLFDASRTTERAQVAREVELACRDSGFFYVTGHGVSGEQFARLEQESRRFFALSRAAKEAIAMSRGGVAWRGWFPLGGELTSGRPDRKEGLYLGTELGSEHPRVKAGWPLHGANLWPSEVPELRSAVLDYMAACTRAGHALMEGIALSLGLEADYFQRHYTADPTVLFRVFHYPAEPETSEARWGVGEHTDYGLLTLLAQDEHGGLQVKTPRGWVEAPPVPGTLVCNVGDMLDRMTGGWYRSTPHRVKNVSGKSRLSFPLFFDPDFVAEVQPLPRASGVDVDADRSRRWDGASVHAYRGTYGDYLLGKVSKVFPELGRRVL from the coding sequence ATGTCTGGACTGGATTCCACACCCGGCGGCTTGCCTGTCATCGACATGGCGTCCCTGTTCGACGCTTCTCGCACCACCGAGCGTGCCCAGGTCGCACGCGAGGTCGAGCTGGCCTGTCGTGACAGTGGTTTCTTCTACGTCACGGGCCACGGCGTGTCCGGTGAGCAGTTCGCGCGGTTGGAGCAGGAGAGCCGCCGCTTCTTCGCGCTGTCCCGGGCGGCGAAGGAGGCCATCGCCATGTCGCGAGGCGGCGTCGCCTGGCGGGGATGGTTTCCGCTGGGCGGCGAGCTGACCTCGGGGCGGCCGGACCGGAAGGAAGGGCTCTACCTGGGCACGGAGCTGGGGAGTGAGCACCCGCGCGTGAAGGCCGGCTGGCCCCTGCACGGCGCGAACCTGTGGCCCTCGGAGGTGCCGGAGCTGCGCTCCGCGGTGCTGGACTACATGGCGGCCTGCACCCGCGCGGGGCACGCGTTGATGGAGGGCATCGCGCTGAGCCTGGGTTTGGAAGCGGACTACTTCCAGCGGCACTACACGGCGGACCCGACGGTGCTCTTCCGCGTCTTCCATTACCCCGCGGAGCCGGAGACCTCGGAGGCGCGGTGGGGCGTGGGCGAGCACACCGATTACGGCCTGCTCACGCTGTTGGCGCAGGACGAACACGGCGGCTTGCAGGTGAAGACGCCTCGCGGCTGGGTGGAGGCGCCGCCCGTGCCCGGGACGCTGGTCTGCAACGTCGGTGACATGCTCGACCGGATGACGGGTGGCTGGTACCGGTCGACGCCACATCGGGTGAAGAACGTCAGTGGGAAGAGCCGGCTGTCCTTCCCGCTGTTCTTCGACCCGGACTTCGTGGCCGAGGTCCAGCCACTTCCCCGGGCCTCGGGCGTGGATGTGGATGCGGACCGCTCACGCCGCTGGGATGGCGCCAGCGTGCATGCCTACCGGGGCACCTACGGCGACTACCTGCTGGGCAAGGTGTCCAAGGTGTTTCCGGAGCTGGGCCGGCGCGTGCTGTAG
- a CDS encoding SDR family oxidoreductase, with protein MGYRSLFAPGCFSNRTIVVTGGGSGIGRCTAHELAALGANVVLVGRKADKLEAVAREIQEDGGKVSFEVLDIRDEEGVKTTVARIVAAHGPIHGLVNNAGGQFPSPLSAISKKGFDAVVSTNLTGGFLMAREVYLQSMSNHGGSIVNMLADSWGGMPGMGHSGAARMGMLNLTQTAAVEWAASGVRVNAVAPGWVASSGMDSYKDEGVKAMIPLLKKEVPLQRLATESEVSAAIVFLLTDAAAFITGDVIKIDGGASCNTKIFPLEETTASKPYEGFHRATAPRILGGESKE; from the coding sequence ATGGGCTACCGCTCTCTCTTCGCACCCGGCTGTTTCAGCAACCGCACCATCGTCGTCACCGGCGGCGGCAGTGGCATTGGACGCTGCACCGCGCACGAGTTGGCCGCGCTGGGCGCCAACGTCGTCCTGGTAGGCCGCAAGGCCGACAAGCTGGAGGCCGTCGCCCGGGAGATTCAGGAGGACGGCGGCAAGGTGTCCTTCGAGGTGCTCGACATCCGCGACGAGGAGGGCGTGAAGACCACCGTGGCGCGCATCGTCGCCGCGCACGGCCCCATCCACGGCCTGGTCAACAACGCGGGCGGGCAGTTCCCCTCGCCGCTGTCGGCCATCTCCAAGAAGGGCTTCGACGCGGTGGTGTCCACCAACCTCACCGGCGGCTTCCTGATGGCGCGGGAGGTCTACCTCCAGTCCATGAGCAACCACGGGGGTTCCATCGTCAACATGCTCGCGGATTCGTGGGGCGGCATGCCGGGCATGGGGCACTCGGGCGCGGCGCGCATGGGCATGCTCAACCTGACGCAGACGGCGGCGGTGGAGTGGGCCGCGTCTGGTGTGCGCGTGAATGCCGTGGCGCCGGGCTGGGTCGCCTCCAGCGGCATGGACAGCTACAAGGACGAAGGCGTGAAGGCGATGATTCCCCTCCTCAAGAAGGAGGTGCCGCTCCAGCGGCTCGCCACCGAGTCCGAGGTGAGCGCCGCCATCGTCTTCCTGCTTACCGACGCCGCGGCCTTCATCACCGGCGACGTCATCAAGATTGACGGTGGTGCGTCGTGCAACACGAAGATCTTCCCGCTGGAGGAGACCACCGCCTCCAAGCCCTACGAGGGCTTCCACCGCGCGACGGCGCCGCGCATCCTCGGCGGGGAGTCGAAGGAGTAG
- a CDS encoding MFS transporter yields the protein MTTPSPSESPHTVLSTGLVWLMAAASGATVANLYYNQPLLGDIGAALGASGSALGLVPMLTQVGYAVGMLFIVPLGDSLERRRVIVTMNALVALALVGVALSPTLHWMVAASFFVGVTTIIPQLLVPFAAHLAPAAQRGRVVGTVMSGVLMGILLSRTAAGFVGTHLGWRTMFWIAAGLMLVLAGVLRFTLPSQPPVASMPYPQLLRSLIDLARTEPVLRLHAVLGALSFGAFSVFWSTLALYLQSLPQQYDAQVAGLFGVVGVAGAAVAPLVGRYADSRGDRRINAGAIVVLLLSFVVMWPLGRWLWGMALGVVLLDLGVQANQISNQTRVYSLRPEARSRLNTLYMVTYFAGGAAGSWLGTFAWTHWGWTGVCASGAALCVVALLALKRGPRGSGLKT from the coding sequence ATGACGACGCCTTCCCCCTCGGAGTCCCCCCACACCGTCCTGTCCACCGGGCTCGTGTGGCTCATGGCCGCCGCCTCGGGGGCGACGGTCGCGAACCTCTATTACAACCAGCCCCTGCTGGGGGACATCGGGGCGGCGCTGGGCGCGTCTGGGAGCGCGCTGGGGCTGGTGCCCATGCTGACGCAGGTCGGCTACGCGGTGGGCATGCTGTTCATCGTCCCCTTGGGCGACAGCCTGGAGCGGCGGCGGGTCATCGTCACCATGAACGCGCTGGTGGCCCTGGCGCTCGTGGGCGTGGCGCTCTCACCCACGTTGCACTGGATGGTGGCCGCGAGCTTCTTCGTGGGCGTCACCACCATCATCCCCCAGCTCCTCGTCCCCTTCGCGGCGCACCTCGCTCCCGCCGCGCAGCGGGGCCGGGTGGTGGGCACCGTCATGAGCGGCGTGCTCATGGGCATCCTCCTCTCGCGGACGGCCGCGGGCTTCGTGGGGACACACCTGGGCTGGCGCACCATGTTCTGGATCGCGGCGGGGCTGATGCTCGTGCTGGCGGGCGTGCTGCGCTTCACCCTGCCCTCCCAGCCGCCCGTGGCCTCGATGCCGTATCCCCAGTTGCTGCGCTCACTCATCGACCTGGCGCGCACGGAGCCTGTCCTGCGGCTGCACGCGGTGCTGGGCGCGCTCAGCTTCGGCGCGTTCAGCGTCTTCTGGTCCACGCTGGCGCTGTACCTCCAGAGCCTGCCGCAGCAGTACGACGCGCAGGTGGCGGGGCTCTTCGGCGTGGTGGGCGTCGCGGGCGCGGCCGTGGCGCCGCTGGTGGGCCGCTACGCCGACTCGCGCGGAGACCGGCGCATCAACGCCGGGGCCATCGTCGTGCTGCTCCTGTCGTTCGTCGTGATGTGGCCCCTGGGACGCTGGCTGTGGGGCATGGCGCTGGGCGTGGTGCTGCTCGACCTGGGCGTTCAGGCCAATCAGATTTCCAATCAGACGCGCGTGTACTCGCTGCGTCCCGAGGCCCGCAGCCGGCTCAACACGCTCTACATGGTGACGTACTTCGCGGGAGGCGCCGCCGGTTCGTGGCTGGGCACCTTCGCCTGGACGCACTGGGGTTGGACCGGCGTCTGCGCCTCCGGCGCCGCGCTGTGTGTCGTGGCCCTGCTGGCGCTCAAGCGGGGCCCGAGGGGCTCTGGGTTGAAGACCTGA
- a CDS encoding macro domain-containing protein — MPVSVVEGDLLDQPVEAIVNAWNRNIIPWWLLLPQGVSGAIKRRGGTGPFREVAKAGAMPLGSAVVTSAGRLPFKGIIHVAGINMLWRASERSIQDSVRNALARARERGFRSVAFPVIGAGSGSFNEARALELMREVLDVEAGALDVSVVRFRR; from the coding sequence ATGCCCGTCTCTGTCGTCGAAGGTGACCTGCTCGACCAGCCCGTCGAGGCCATCGTCAACGCGTGGAACCGGAACATCATCCCCTGGTGGCTGCTGTTGCCGCAGGGGGTGTCCGGGGCCATCAAGCGCCGGGGCGGGACAGGGCCCTTCCGGGAGGTGGCGAAGGCGGGGGCCATGCCATTGGGCTCGGCCGTGGTGACGTCCGCGGGGCGTCTGCCTTTCAAGGGCATCATCCACGTGGCGGGCATCAACATGCTCTGGCGAGCCTCGGAGCGCTCCATCCAGGACTCCGTCCGCAATGCCTTGGCCAGGGCCCGCGAGCGGGGATTCCGCTCCGTGGCCTTCCCCGTCATCGGCGCGGGCTCCGGCAGCTTCAATGAGGCACGGGCCCTGGAGTTGATGCGTGAGGTCCTGGACGTGGAAGCCGGCGCCCTCGACGTGAGCGTCGTGCGTTTCCGACGTTAG
- a CDS encoding acyl-CoA carboxylase subunit beta, translating into MPRLTSRIDPGSETFKAHRADMLARVAELRDIEAKVRHTENQAREKFHKRGQLLPRERLMLLLDRGSPFLELSTLCGYRYHDDSDGSLAGGNSIIGIGYVSGVRCIVFVNNSAIKGGTASPWGVQKALRAQALALENKLPMVSLVESGGANLMYQQEIFIPGGETFYNQARLSAAGIPQVTVVHGSSTAGGAYLPGLSDYVVMVKKKAKVFLAGPPLLKAATGEIATDEELGGAEMHATVAGTADYLAEDDADGIRIAREIVAKLGWNAQLPPAERPTYAEPLYSPDELCGAVPMDYRKPYDCREVIARIVDGSEFTGFKDEYDAHTVCGWANLYGHPLGIIGNNGPISPKGATKAAQFIQLCCQKDTPILYLQNTTGYLVGTQPEQGGIVKHGSKMIQAVANATVPQLTVLIGGAFGAGNYGMCGRPFHPRFIFGWPNARTAVMGGEQAAKVMSIVFGEKLARQGQVVDEEQIKAFCQPIIDQFDKESHPFNGSARLFDDGLIDPRDTRRVLGFALSVCREAKRRQVHPNTFGVARL; encoded by the coding sequence ATGCCACGACTCACATCGCGAATCGACCCGGGCTCCGAGACGTTCAAGGCTCACCGCGCGGACATGCTGGCGCGTGTCGCGGAGCTGCGGGACATCGAGGCGAAGGTCCGTCACACGGAGAACCAGGCGCGCGAGAAGTTCCACAAGCGCGGTCAACTGCTGCCTCGCGAGCGGTTGATGCTGCTGCTCGACCGGGGCTCCCCGTTCCTGGAGCTGTCCACGCTGTGTGGCTACCGCTACCACGATGACAGCGACGGCTCGCTGGCGGGCGGCAACAGCATCATCGGCATTGGCTACGTGTCCGGGGTGCGGTGCATCGTCTTCGTGAACAACTCGGCCATCAAGGGTGGCACCGCGTCACCGTGGGGAGTGCAGAAGGCGCTGCGAGCCCAGGCGCTCGCGCTGGAGAACAAGCTGCCCATGGTGTCGCTGGTGGAGAGCGGCGGCGCCAACCTGATGTACCAACAGGAGATCTTCATCCCGGGCGGGGAGACCTTCTACAACCAGGCGCGACTGTCGGCGGCGGGCATCCCGCAGGTGACGGTGGTGCATGGCTCCAGCACCGCGGGCGGCGCGTACCTGCCGGGCCTGTCCGACTACGTGGTGATGGTGAAGAAGAAGGCGAAGGTCTTCCTCGCGGGCCCGCCGTTGCTCAAGGCGGCCACGGGGGAAATCGCCACCGACGAGGAGCTGGGTGGCGCGGAGATGCACGCGACGGTGGCGGGCACGGCGGACTACCTGGCCGAGGACGACGCCGACGGCATCCGCATCGCGCGGGAAATCGTGGCGAAGCTCGGGTGGAACGCGCAGCTCCCGCCCGCGGAGCGTCCGACGTACGCCGAGCCGCTCTACTCCCCGGACGAGCTCTGCGGCGCCGTCCCCATGGACTACCGCAAGCCCTATGACTGCCGTGAAGTCATCGCGCGCATCGTGGATGGCTCGGAGTTCACCGGCTTCAAGGATGAGTACGACGCGCACACCGTCTGTGGTTGGGCGAACCTGTACGGCCATCCGCTGGGCATCATCGGCAACAACGGGCCGATTTCCCCCAAGGGCGCGACGAAGGCGGCGCAGTTCATCCAGCTCTGCTGCCAGAAGGACACGCCCATCCTCTACCTGCAGAACACCACGGGCTACCTGGTGGGGACGCAGCCGGAGCAGGGCGGCATCGTGAAGCACGGCTCGAAGATGATTCAGGCCGTGGCCAACGCGACGGTGCCGCAGCTCACGGTGCTGATTGGCGGAGCCTTTGGCGCGGGCAACTACGGCATGTGCGGCCGGCCCTTCCATCCGCGCTTCATCTTCGGGTGGCCCAACGCGCGCACCGCCGTCATGGGCGGCGAGCAGGCGGCGAAGGTGATGTCCATCGTCTTCGGGGAGAAGCTGGCCCGCCAGGGACAGGTGGTGGACGAGGAGCAAATCAAGGCGTTCTGCCAGCCCATCATCGACCAGTTCGACAAGGAGTCGCATCCGTTCAACGGCAGCGCGCGGCTGTTCGATGACGGGCTCATCGACCCGCGTGACACGCGACGGGTGCTCGGGTTCGCGTTGTCGGTCTGCCGCGAGGCGAAGCGGCGGCAGGTCCATCCCAACACGTTCGGCGTCGCGCGGCTGTGA
- a CDS encoding acyclic terpene utilization AtuA family protein: protein MSASPLRVGNASGFYGDRFSAVREMLEGGQLDVLTGDYLAELTMLILGRDRMKDPATGYAKTFLNQMEQCLALVVEKQVKVVTNAGGLNPAGLAAALREVAAKLGVKVKVAHVEGDDLSAQADALGLGSPLTANAYLGGWGIAECLRSGADIVVTGRVTDASLVVGPAAAHFGWKVDDWDKLAGAMVAGHVLECGTQATGGNYSFFTELDARRPGFPLAELHEDGGSVITKHAGTGGAVTVDTVLAQLVYEITGARYAGPDATARFDTVTLAQEGKDRVRISGVRGEPPPPTVKVCLNHLGGYRNEATFILVGLDIEEKARLAREQLEVALTRKPKEVQWMLTRTDREDAATEEQAAAFLRVVVKDSDAKVVGRAFSGAAVELALGSYPGFTMTAPPSDGAPYGVYTPAYVEAGRIEHVAVLEDGTRTVIAPPSESQSLEPVESAPLPAQALGGPTRRAPMGRIIAARSGDKGGTANIGVWARSDAAWRWLAHALTEAKLRELLPEAAPLRIERHVFPNLRGLNFVIDGMLGEGVSSSTRFDPQGKALGEWLRSRHMDIPEALLREGKE from the coding sequence ATGTCCGCGTCCCCCCTGCGTGTCGGCAATGCCTCGGGTTTCTATGGAGATCGCTTCTCAGCGGTCCGGGAGATGCTCGAAGGCGGCCAGCTCGATGTCCTGACCGGCGACTATCTGGCCGAGTTGACGATGCTGATTCTGGGCCGTGACCGGATGAAGGACCCGGCCACGGGCTACGCCAAGACGTTCCTGAATCAGATGGAGCAGTGTCTGGCGTTGGTGGTGGAGAAGCAGGTCAAGGTCGTCACCAACGCGGGAGGACTGAACCCCGCGGGCCTGGCCGCCGCGCTGCGCGAGGTCGCCGCGAAGCTGGGGGTGAAGGTGAAGGTCGCGCACGTGGAGGGGGATGACCTCTCCGCGCAGGCGGACGCGCTGGGGTTGGGCTCGCCGCTCACCGCGAATGCGTACCTGGGCGGGTGGGGCATCGCCGAGTGCCTTCGCTCCGGAGCGGACATCGTCGTCACCGGACGGGTGACGGATGCCTCGCTGGTGGTGGGGCCGGCCGCGGCGCACTTCGGCTGGAAGGTGGATGACTGGGACAAGCTCGCGGGGGCCATGGTCGCGGGCCACGTGCTCGAATGCGGCACGCAGGCCACGGGGGGCAACTACTCGTTCTTCACGGAGCTGGACGCGCGGCGTCCTGGCTTTCCGCTGGCCGAGCTTCACGAGGACGGCGGCAGCGTCATCACCAAGCACGCGGGCACGGGCGGCGCGGTGACGGTGGACACGGTGCTGGCGCAGCTCGTCTATGAAATCACCGGGGCGCGGTACGCGGGCCCCGATGCGACGGCGCGCTTCGACACCGTCACCCTGGCGCAGGAAGGGAAGGACCGTGTCCGCATCTCCGGCGTGCGGGGTGAGCCGCCTCCGCCCACGGTGAAGGTGTGCCTCAACCACCTGGGCGGCTACCGGAACGAAGCCACGTTCATCCTCGTGGGGTTGGACATCGAGGAGAAGGCGCGGCTGGCGCGCGAGCAGCTCGAGGTGGCGCTGACGCGCAAGCCGAAGGAAGTCCAGTGGATGCTCACGCGGACGGACCGCGAGGACGCGGCCACGGAAGAGCAGGCCGCCGCCTTCTTGCGCGTGGTGGTGAAGGACTCGGACGCGAAGGTCGTGGGACGGGCCTTCAGCGGCGCGGCCGTGGAGCTGGCCCTGGGCAGCTATCCCGGCTTCACGATGACAGCGCCGCCTTCGGATGGCGCGCCGTACGGTGTCTACACCCCGGCCTATGTCGAGGCGGGGCGCATCGAGCACGTCGCCGTGCTCGAAGATGGGACGCGCACCGTCATCGCGCCGCCGTCGGAGTCGCAATCGCTGGAGCCGGTGGAGTCCGCGCCGTTGCCGGCCCAGGCCCTGGGAGGCCCGACGCGCCGCGCGCCGATGGGACGCATCATCGCCGCGCGGAGCGGCGACAAGGGTGGCACCGCGAACATTGGCGTCTGGGCACGCTCGGACGCGGCGTGGCGGTGGCTGGCGCATGCGCTCACGGAGGCGAAGCTGCGCGAGCTGCTCCCCGAGGCGGCGCCCCTGCGCATCGAGCGGCACGTCTTCCCCAACCTCCGGGGGCTGAACTTCGTCATCGATGGAATGCTGGGAGAGGGCGTCTCCTCCTCCACGCGCTTCGACCCACAGGGCAAGGCGCTGGGGGAGTGGCTGCGCTCCCGGCACATGGACATCCCCGAGGCGCTGCTGCGCGAAGGGAAGGAGTGA
- a CDS encoding TetR/AcrR family transcriptional regulator produces MLAFLTVGSHPGRVSEVSGPPGRQEQERSRVTRQRLMEAAIGALSESGWAGATMTVIAERAGVSRGACQHHFPTRADLVAAAVEYVGHQQVEAVIRKADKLPADARRTEAILHMLAGIYLSPVFTAAVQLWVAAVADAELRAQLAPLEARVGREFHRLTVQLLDVDDSDAEVRELIQATLDLIRGLALANLLRDDSARRKKVLHRWSLTLEKALSARRSQRA; encoded by the coding sequence GTGCTTGCTTTTTTAACGGTCGGCTCGCATCCTGGCCGGGTGAGTGAGGTATCCGGCCCCCCAGGCAGGCAGGAGCAGGAGCGCAGCCGCGTCACGCGTCAGCGGCTGATGGAGGCCGCCATTGGCGCCCTCTCCGAATCAGGCTGGGCGGGCGCGACGATGACGGTCATCGCCGAGCGGGCGGGTGTGTCCCGAGGCGCCTGTCAGCACCACTTCCCCACCCGCGCCGACCTGGTGGCCGCCGCCGTGGAGTACGTGGGGCATCAGCAGGTGGAAGCGGTCATTCGCAAGGCCGACAAGCTTCCGGCCGACGCGCGCCGCACGGAGGCCATCCTCCACATGCTGGCCGGCATCTACCTCAGCCCGGTGTTCACCGCGGCGGTGCAGCTCTGGGTGGCCGCCGTGGCGGATGCGGAGCTGCGCGCGCAGCTCGCGCCGTTGGAGGCGCGCGTGGGCCGGGAGTTCCACCGGCTGACGGTGCAGCTTCTCGACGTGGATGACAGCGACGCGGAGGTGCGCGAGCTGATTCAGGCCACGTTGGACCTCATCCGCGGGCTCGCGCTGGCGAACCTGCTTCGGGACGACAGCGCGCGCCGGAAGAAGGTCCTGCACCGCTGGTCTCTCACGTTGGAGAAGGCCCTGAGCGCTCGGCGCTCGCAGCGGGCTTGA